A section of the Armatimonadota bacterium genome encodes:
- a CDS encoding phytase produces MIYQLASLILFTQSVEFDADDPAFAYHASQPDKSLLIGTDKQEGQGALYAFDLSGKVVAKSAPLDRPNNVDVFDGSQSLVGKSPLAVVTERLRNRLKIFQVNWSGDIFIDVTGSTEVFASETGEDKAPMGVATWSYGGRSFVFVTPKAGGTSRHLEQLELKWNPLTKKVDAQSVRRFGAFSGKKETESIVVDSDTSRVFYSDEGIGIWVYDARPEAADRPLMLIRNPQHLGDHEGLAIMGDLLVSTDQRKERSYYWFYDKRSGIPRGGFSAEIDETDGIDIIDRPGVRLMAAMNSKGKNFALIPLDWVKKQVGRYPIGRD; encoded by the coding sequence ATGATTTACCAACTTGCCTCTCTAATTCTCTTTACTCAGTCCGTTGAATTTGACGCGGACGACCCGGCGTTTGCCTATCATGCGTCACAGCCCGACAAATCACTGCTTATCGGGACCGATAAGCAGGAGGGACAAGGTGCGCTTTACGCATTCGATCTCTCCGGAAAAGTTGTTGCGAAGTCGGCGCCTTTGGATCGGCCGAATAATGTCGATGTCTTCGACGGGTCGCAGTCCTTAGTTGGCAAATCACCTTTAGCCGTTGTGACGGAGCGGTTACGGAACAGGCTGAAGATTTTTCAAGTGAACTGGTCGGGGGACATCTTCATTGATGTTACAGGCTCAACGGAGGTGTTTGCCTCCGAGACTGGGGAGGATAAGGCGCCGATGGGTGTCGCCACTTGGAGCTACGGGGGGCGGTCATTTGTGTTCGTAACGCCCAAGGCCGGAGGCACTTCGCGGCACTTGGAGCAGCTGGAGCTGAAATGGAATCCGTTGACCAAGAAGGTTGATGCTCAAAGTGTGCGACGTTTCGGAGCATTTAGCGGCAAGAAGGAAACGGAGTCGATTGTCGTTGATTCTGATACAAGCCGGGTCTTCTACTCGGACGAAGGAATCGGAATTTGGGTTTATGATGCTCGACCTGAGGCAGCAGACCGACCTCTGATGCTGATTCGTAACCCTCAGCATCTCGGCGACCATGAGGGGTTGGCAATCATGGGTGACCTACTCGTATCTACTGACCAGCGCAAGGAGCGATCCTACTACTGGTTTTACGATAAGCGAAGTGGGATTCCTCGGGGCGGATTCTCTGCAGAAATTGATGAAACGGATGGTATCGACATCATCGATCGACCAGGTGTGCGCCTCATGGCAGCCATGAATAGCAAAGGCAAAAACTTCGCCCTGATCCCGCTCGACTGGGTGAAAAAGCAGGTTGGCAGGTACCCTATAGGGCGTGATTGA
- a CDS encoding prepilin-type N-terminal cleavage/methylation domain-containing protein, producing the protein MQIRRGFTLIELLVVIAIIAILAAILFPVFARAKEAAKQTACLSNLKSVGLAFTLYASDSDDMLPNTNVTGLWTGRRFRFPLMPYLGIALKSRAGSQYDSDSSSALLYCPSDASRSAFNDTSYSYVSSLYRPPSFLASVTSLGLLAGDAACPVGTCESVSFTQVSQPASKVMVFEWVNAHNFGQTGPVGPWGKNVGFSIGPGSLEGRRNLTFVDGHSKSFAASQMTVNPNFGSADPNLTPGGYNGTDLK; encoded by the coding sequence ATGCAGATTCGCCGCGGTTTCACCCTTATCGAACTCTTGGTGGTGATCGCTATTATTGCCATTCTGGCCGCGATTCTCTTCCCCGTCTTCGCCCGAGCGAAGGAAGCTGCGAAGCAGACAGCATGTCTTTCTAACCTGAAAAGCGTTGGTTTGGCGTTCACCCTATACGCTTCAGATTCAGACGATATGCTTCCAAACACGAATGTGACGGGTCTTTGGACCGGCCGCCGATTCCGGTTTCCCTTGATGCCGTATCTGGGTATCGCACTCAAGAGTCGAGCTGGAAGCCAGTACGATTCCGACTCTTCCTCGGCTCTGCTCTACTGTCCTTCAGATGCTTCGCGCTCGGCATTCAACGACACCTCTTACTCGTACGTCTCATCTCTCTACCGACCTCCTTCATTCTTGGCGTCAGTAACATCTCTGGGCCTGCTGGCAGGCGACGCAGCTTGTCCAGTTGGGACATGTGAGTCGGTCTCCTTTACACAGGTTTCACAGCCAGCTTCAAAGGTGATGGTTTTTGAGTGGGTGAATGCTCACAACTTTGGGCAAACTGGCCCCGTTGGCCCCTGGGGCAAAAACGTCGGCTTCTCCATCGGCCCCGGTTCACTAGAGGGACGTCGAAATCTAACCTTTGTTGATGGCCACTCGAAGAGCTTTGCCGCGTCGCAAATGACAGTCAACCCCAACTTTGGTTCCGCTGATCCAAACCTGACTCCGGGTGGATACAACGGAACGGATCTAAAATAG
- a CDS encoding ABC transporter ATP-binding protein: MAGVAFKSVSKIFGKDVKAVNDLNLEVRDQEFMVLVGPSGCGKTTALRMIAGLEEASLGDIMIGEVRVNDVPPKDRDIAMVFQNYALYPHMNVYDNIAFGLRLRELKGFFWQLANAAEAKRIKEDIDNRVKEAARMLDIEKYLTRRPKELSGGQRQRVALARAIVRKPKVFLMDEPLSNLDAKLRVQTRYELISLHRKLGITTVYVTHDQVEAMTMGQRMAIMKDGVLQQCDKPEEVYSHPANKFVAGFIGSPPMNFLDAVIKEGRVDAGAFSLPLPSGHPAIAMNGKRVTLGIRPEELFDKALPTNVPATPDNTLKAVVDVMEPLGHEYVAYLQVNGAKLVASIDKETKLRPGSEADILVNMDRIHIFDADTDQAIR; encoded by the coding sequence TTGGCAGGAGTCGCATTCAAAAGCGTAAGCAAGATATTTGGCAAGGACGTCAAAGCAGTCAACGACCTTAACCTCGAAGTCAGAGACCAAGAGTTTATGGTTCTCGTCGGCCCCTCGGGCTGCGGAAAGACGACTGCGCTACGCATGATTGCTGGTCTCGAAGAAGCGTCGCTGGGCGACATTATGATTGGCGAAGTTCGCGTGAACGATGTTCCGCCAAAGGACCGCGATATTGCGATGGTTTTCCAAAACTACGCGCTGTACCCGCACATGAACGTGTATGACAACATCGCGTTCGGTCTGCGACTTCGGGAGCTAAAGGGCTTCTTCTGGCAGCTTGCCAACGCCGCCGAAGCGAAGAGAATTAAGGAAGACATCGACAACCGCGTGAAAGAAGCGGCGCGAATGCTCGATATCGAAAAGTATCTCACACGCCGTCCAAAGGAGCTTTCCGGTGGCCAACGCCAGCGCGTTGCGCTAGCGCGAGCCATTGTGCGAAAGCCAAAAGTCTTCTTGATGGACGAGCCCCTGTCCAACCTAGATGCTAAGCTCCGAGTTCAGACTCGCTACGAGCTGATCTCGCTCCACCGGAAGCTTGGGATTACGACGGTTTACGTTACGCACGACCAGGTCGAGGCCATGACGATGGGTCAGCGGATGGCGATCATGAAGGACGGAGTCCTCCAGCAGTGTGACAAGCCAGAAGAGGTCTATTCGCATCCGGCAAACAAATTTGTAGCAGGCTTCATCGGCTCGCCTCCAATGAACTTCCTCGACGCTGTGATCAAAGAAGGGAGGGTCGACGCAGGCGCTTTCTCCTTGCCCCTCCCTAGCGGGCACCCGGCGATTGCGATGAACGGAAAGCGAGTGACCCTTGGGATCCGCCCGGAAGAGCTTTTCGACAAGGCACTACCAACCAACGTCCCGGCAACGCCGGACAATACGTTGAAAGCCGTGGTTGACGTTATGGAGCCCCTGGGGCACGAGTACGTTGCTTATCTGCAGGTTAACGGGGCAAAGCTCGTTGCCTCGATCGATAAGGAGACCAAGCTGCGCCCGGGATCTGAAGCGGACATTCTGGTGAACATGGATCGCATCCACATCTTTGATGCTGATACTGATCAGGCCATTAGATAA
- the purB gene encoding adenylosuccinate lyase, with translation MIDRYSTAAMNDIWSQQAKFERWQEVEVAICEGWQEAGVVPAADMREIREKSAFTIARCDELELETRHDLVAFVRCLEENVGSAGRWIHYGVTSYDVIDTALGMMLRDSCSVLLESAGRLRDQIERLAEEHIDTPQIGRTHGIHAEPITFGFKCANWLAELDRNIVRIKTCQEELSYGKISGAVGIHAVVSPEMEKSVLARLGLKAEPSSTQIINRDKHSQFINVLAVMGGGLERIATELRNLQRTEILEVQEAFAAGQTGSSAMPHKRNPWNSETVVGLARLLRGHALSMLESVSTWHERDLTNSSLERIVFPDACHLADFMLNRMARILTGLNVYPETMAANLRKMGDLVFSEHLMVALVGKGLPRAAAYKVAQRNAALAWEGKDFKTSVEQDEDVVANLTKQEVEHIFSLEHHLRHAKHTLEAVRAAQ, from the coding sequence GTGATTGATCGCTACTCTACCGCCGCAATGAACGACATTTGGTCCCAGCAGGCCAAGTTCGAAAGGTGGCAGGAAGTTGAGGTTGCGATCTGCGAGGGTTGGCAGGAGGCGGGGGTGGTTCCTGCTGCCGACATGCGCGAGATTCGCGAGAAGTCGGCTTTTACGATTGCTCGATGTGACGAACTGGAGCTGGAGACTAGGCACGACCTTGTGGCTTTCGTTCGCTGCCTTGAGGAGAATGTTGGATCAGCGGGGCGATGGATTCACTATGGGGTTACGTCGTACGACGTGATTGATACCGCGCTCGGAATGATGCTACGCGATTCCTGCTCGGTTCTTCTTGAATCGGCGGGCCGACTTCGGGATCAGATTGAGCGACTGGCGGAGGAGCATATTGACACTCCCCAAATCGGGCGAACGCACGGGATTCACGCCGAACCGATTACCTTCGGCTTTAAGTGCGCGAACTGGCTAGCCGAATTGGATCGAAACATTGTGCGGATCAAGACCTGCCAGGAGGAGCTTTCTTACGGCAAGATCAGTGGAGCGGTCGGCATTCACGCAGTTGTTTCTCCTGAAATGGAGAAGTCGGTTTTAGCTCGACTTGGACTGAAGGCAGAACCTTCTTCGACACAGATTATCAACCGCGACAAGCACTCGCAGTTCATCAACGTTCTCGCCGTGATGGGCGGGGGGCTGGAGCGAATTGCAACTGAGCTTCGAAACCTTCAGCGGACCGAAATTCTTGAAGTCCAAGAGGCCTTTGCGGCGGGTCAGACTGGTTCGAGTGCAATGCCGCATAAGCGGAACCCTTGGAACTCGGAGACGGTAGTCGGTCTTGCTCGTCTTTTGCGGGGTCATGCATTGTCGATGCTGGAGAGCGTTTCGACTTGGCACGAGCGCGATTTGACGAACTCTTCGTTGGAGCGGATCGTATTTCCGGATGCCTGCCACTTGGCAGACTTTATGTTGAACCGCATGGCGCGGATTCTGACTGGGCTCAACGTGTATCCGGAGACGATGGCGGCGAACCTTCGCAAGATGGGTGACCTGGTGTTCAGCGAGCACCTGATGGTGGCTCTCGTTGGCAAGGGCCTGCCTCGGGCGGCGGCTTACAAGGTTGCTCAGCGTAACGCTGCTCTTGCCTGGGAAGGCAAGGATTTCAAGACCTCGGTTGAGCAGGATGAGGATGTTGTTGCGAACTTAACCAAGCAAGAAGTCGAGCACATCTTCTCGCTGGAGCACCATTTGCGTCACGCGAAGCACACTTTGGAAGCGGTTCGAGCAGCGCAGTAA
- a CDS encoding prepilin-type N-terminal cleavage/methylation domain-containing protein, which translates to MSRRAFTLIELLVVIAIIAILAAILFPVFAQAKLAAKKSADLSNTKQIGVALQIYLADNDDTFMPSNHRENNSANFETHWSWMLLPYLKNEQLFVSPACKINGWAPSQYNNTNNNRGFGIPSIQTDYPTSYPATYTQQVGRISYVANQSIIGRKRTTADTSNVVNATAIDGVSQTIVVAPATESKECMRGTDGEYRTYRPAFGIAARGQLALSGSSLPAASALPLEAITWATASTLWNRCEGKNGVVAGQPPVDLTLRFTNSGRFDKGNNYVMCDTSAKFHPTNATFNPQRYMWGKAAYSLGGLPVINPATGLEVQ; encoded by the coding sequence ATGTCGCGACGCGCATTTACCCTGATCGAACTCTTGGTGGTCATCGCCATCATCGCCATTCTCGCTGCCATCCTCTTCCCAGTTTTCGCACAGGCGAAACTTGCGGCCAAGAAGTCAGCTGACCTAAGCAACACTAAGCAGATTGGAGTTGCCCTTCAAATTTATCTCGCTGACAACGATGACACATTCATGCCGTCGAATCACCGCGAGAACAACAGCGCAAACTTCGAAACCCACTGGTCATGGATGTTGCTACCTTATCTAAAGAACGAGCAACTATTCGTCTCTCCAGCCTGTAAGATTAACGGCTGGGCTCCTTCGCAGTATAACAACACCAACAACAACCGCGGCTTCGGAATTCCGAGCATTCAAACGGATTATCCTACGTCATACCCCGCGACCTACACCCAGCAGGTCGGTCGCATCAGCTATGTAGCGAACCAATCGATCATCGGTCGCAAGCGAACCACTGCCGATACTTCCAACGTAGTTAATGCAACCGCCATTGATGGCGTCAGCCAAACCATCGTGGTTGCGCCAGCGACAGAATCGAAGGAGTGCATGAGAGGTACCGACGGTGAATATCGTACGTACCGACCAGCCTTCGGTATTGCCGCAAGGGGTCAGCTGGCTCTTTCAGGATCCAGTCTTCCTGCTGCATCTGCCTTGCCGTTGGAGGCTATTACTTGGGCAACGGCATCAACGTTGTGGAATCGTTGCGAAGGTAAGAACGGCGTGGTCGCTGGACAACCTCCAGTCGATTTGACCCTTCGATTTACCAACTCCGGCCGGTTCGACAAGGGTAACAACTACGTGATGTGCGATACATCGGCAAAGTTCCATCCAACGAATGCAACGTTCAATCCACAGCGCTACATGTGGGGTAAGGCTGCTTACTCACTCGGCGGACTTCCGGTTATCAACCCAGCCACTGGACTAGAAGTTCAGTAA